GCTATAGGCGGGCTGTCGTTATGTTTGGCTTTTGTACATTTCCCGGATGTTACGCCCGATAAGCTGCTTACGGCTGTGTTTGGCGGCGTATTTATAGGCGCAGGCATTGGTTTGGCCATACGCGGCGGCGCTGTTTTAGACGGCACCGAAATAGCCGCCCTGCTGGTGAGTAAAAAAACGCAGATAGTGCGTGTAAGCGATGTGATACTAATACTTAACGTGATCATATTTGGTGTGGCCATATTTATTATAGGTGTAGAAGAAAGCCTGTATTCCATCCTCACCTACCTGTCGGCGGCAAAAATGATGGACCTTGTATTAAACGGTTTAGAGCAATATACCGGCATTACCATTATATCATCAAAAGGCGAGGCCATACGCATAGCCATTACCCAATCGCTCGGTCGTGGGGTTACGGTTTACCAGGGCAAAAGCGGTTATGGTAAAGACGGCCATATTAACGACCCGCGCGAAATTATTTTTACCGTAGCTACCCGCCTTGAAGTGCCGCTTATTAAACGCGAAGTTTTAAAAATAGACCCATCGGCATTTATTGTACAGCAAAGCGTTGACGATACCACGGGTGGATTGCTCAAACGTAAAAAAGCGCATTAAGCTACTGGCTCAATATTTGCAACGCAGGCATAAACCAATTTTATGCCTGAAGGGCCAAGCATACTCATATTAAAAGAGAAGGTACAGCAGTTTAAAGGCAAAAAGATAATAGCCGCCACGTGCAACAACAATACCTTTGATGCCGGCTTATTAATTAACCAAACCATTACTGATTTTAAAAGCTGGGGAAAGCACTTTTTAATATGCCTGCCACACTTTACCGTGCGTATA
This portion of the Inquilinus sp. KBS0705 genome encodes:
- a CDS encoding YitT family protein — translated: MKNKNNLIDLVLVILGILSAGMGLKGFLLPSHFIDGGVTGISLLVADTTHLPISVLIFVINLPFLYLGYRKLGAAFAIKSALAIGGLSLCLAFVHFPDVTPDKLLTAVFGGVFIGAGIGLAIRGGAVLDGTEIAALLVSKKTQIVRVSDVILILNVIIFGVAIFIIGVEESLYSILTYLSAAKMMDLVLNGLEQYTGITIISSKGEAIRIAITQSLGRGVTVYQGKSGYGKDGHINDPREIIFTVATRLEVPLIKREVLKIDPSAFIVQQSVDDTTGGLLKRKKAH